The sequence CTTCAACCCTCTTGGGACCGAAAAATTCGACTATCTCTCCTTCCAGAGGCCAGTCCATTTTACCCTTGAGCCTTCCGAACAGGGTAGAATCTCCTTCTTCGGTCTTTTCTTTTTTTCTGTTTTCCTCAAGCTGAGTGCGGATTCTGTCCATCTTTTTTTCAAAATCCTGCTGTTTTCTGCTGAGAATTTTTATATATTCCCTTTTGCTTTCCTTGTCCTGTTCCATGACAGCGACAAGCTGGTTAAGTTTTGTCTTTTCTATGTTGTATTCATCTACAAGACGCTGCTTCATGCGGAGAAGATGCTGAATATCGCGGGATTTATCCTCTTTTTCAGTCTTAATCTCCTCCAGACGGGCGGATTTCGCCGCTATTTCATCCGCTTTTTTCATGAGGATCGTGTTTATTGTCTCCACAATCTCCATGTTTTTTATGGTGTCTCTTGATTCCTTGGTAAACAGCAGAAGCTTGATGTTCACGTACTCTATGTTGTCAATCAGGTAGATGTTGCTGGTCTCCACCGAGTCTTTTATCCTTGCTATTTCGCTGTTCAGCGAGCCTGTTTCCTTTTCGAGCGTCTGAACATCTCTTCTCAGCTTTGCCGATTCTCCGGTGAGCTCCGAAATCATTTTCCCCTGAACGTCAAGGGTTTCATTGAGGTTATCCACTTTGAGGGCAACGGTTTTTTTAGTATTGTCTATTTTGTCTATCTGCCTGCGTTCCTCATCCAGCCGTTTTTTTATGTCGGTCAGGTAGCTTCTGGTTTCCTTGAGCCTGTCTTCGTAGTAGTCCGCTGAGGCGTAAGCGGCAGACAGCAGCAGAAAGCAGGCGGCGGCAGCTTTAAGATTCATTTATGCTTTTCACCTTATTCAGGAAGGAGGCAACGCTTATCATGCTGGCAATTGTGCTTATAATCACAAGGTAGATATAAGTTTTCAGATAATAGAAAACATCGGGCAGAACAATGAAGTTCAGCCCCACGGGCGTAAGAAGCTTGACATTCATGAACAGCATGAACAGGTACACGAACGCCGAGGATATGAAGTAGGCAATGGTTATCTCCACGAATGAGCAGATAACGTAGGGTATTTCTATGAATGTTCTTGTCGCGCCCACGAGGTTGTAGATTTTTATATCTTCTCTGTATCGGAAAAGGCTGAGGCGTATGGTGTTGAAAATAATGATGCCGACGGAGACGGTTAGCAGGAGGGTGAGTATCACGAGGAATATTTTCACCGCCGAGCGTATGTCGCTGAAGTTCTGAACCCATTTTTCGCCGTAGCTTGCCACATCAACATTGGCGAGGCTTATAATTCTGCGCTCCATTTCCCTGAGACGGCTCACTTCCTGAAAGTCGTCCTTTACGGCTATTTCAATAAAAGCGGGGAAGAGCTCCGCCGGAATCTTGTCCAGATAGTTTATATTCACAGTTGAGTCTTTAAGGTAACTGTAAGCGTCTTCCTGCGAGTAATAGACGATGCTTCTTACTCCCTCTACTTCCTGAAGCTGTTTTATCAGCTCATCCACGGAGGTTTTGGAGGATGATTTCACATAAACCCTCATGGAGTCGACCTTGGTTATTTCTTTAAGGAAGGAATCGGACGAGCTGCCGATTATAACAAACATGCTGTAGATGAAAAGTACCGTGATGACAGTGATTACAGAGGCGAGGTTCAGGGATATGGTTTCCCTGAAAAGCCTGAATCCGTTGCGGAGAACGACACTAATTCTCATCGTTTTCCTCCCTGTCCGGCGCTGTGAAGCCTGTCTGGCTGTCGGTTCTTATTTTGCCGTATTTCAGTTCAACTATTCTGGAGGGAAAATGCTCCATGAGGCGCTGATCGTGGGTGGCGACTATTACAGTGGAGCCCTTGTCTCTGTTTTCAAGGAGCAGGCGCATTATGGAATCGGCGTTGTCGTTATCGAGGTTGCCCGTGGGCTCATCTGCCAGAATCACCTTCGGCTCGTTAATCAGCGCCCTTGCGATTGCCACCCTTTGTTTTTCGCCGCCGGAGAGCTTCCTTACCATGGTGTCACGCTTGACAAAAATGCCCAGCTTGCGCAGAAGAGGGAATATTTTATCCTCCATGACCTTCGGTTTGAGGTAATAGATCTCAAGCGCCATGCGGAGGTTATCGAAAACCGTCTTTTCCTCCAGCAGCTTAAAGTCCTGAAAGACAACGCCTATGCTGCGTCGGAGGTAGGGAATTGTCTTGTGAGTCATATTGCTGACATTCTGACCGTCCACCATGACTATGCCTCTGGTGGGGTTGAGATCGGCGTAAATCAGTCTGAGGAGGGTGGATTTTCCGGCTCCGCTCTCCCCTGTGATATAGAGAAACTCGCCGGGGGCGACCTTAAGGTTTACGCCGTCCAGAGCTTTCTTTTCGCCAAAAAAGGATACGTTGACATTGTATAGCTTTATCATTCCGAAAATCTTATGGGATTACGGCGCAAACGAATGCGCCTATGGGTTGAATGGTACATGTAAAAAACAACAATATCAAATGTTAATCACAGAAAAAGCTGTTCTGCTCTACTTTTTACAGATGATGCCGCCGCTGTCGAAAACCTCAACACGGTTTCTTCCTTTATCTTTCGCTTTGTAGAGGGCAACGTCAGCCTTGTTCAGGAAGGTGTCGGAATTGTCGGTTTCCTCTATTTCCGCCACGCCGAAACTGCATGTTATAACTCCCGCGTGAGTAAAAGCGGTGCTTTCTATTTCCACCCGCAGCCTTTCGGCTATCTCTGTTGCGCCCTGTCTGGATGTTCCGGGCATAAGCACCGTGAACTCCTCTCCGCCGTAACGGGCGAAAACATCCGTTTTGCGGATAGCCCGCTGAACAATGGAGGAGATCTCCTGAAGCACTGTGTCGCCTACCTGATGTCCGTGGGTGTCGTTGACCATTTTAAAGTGATCCACATCGAACATTATGACACTGAGCTTCTGGCTGTATCTGCGTACTCTGTCTATCTCCTTATTGAGTTCATCGTAAAATTTCTTTCTGTTGAAGATTCCCGTCAGGTAATCCTGATTGGACATGACCATATACAGCTCTTTTTCCTGCTCAAGCTTGGTTATATCGCTGAAGCTCAGCAGCCATTCCGCATGTCCGGGAACCTTGTTCACTCTTATCATGAACGATGAGTTATCGGAGTTGTTCGGATCCTTATGCTGGAGATCTCCCGTCATGATCAGCATATGATCGGTTTCGGGATGATTGATTACAGTTTTCACCCACTCGCTGAACGGTCGGTTTCTGTAGAAGCTGTCCTCCTTTTCTATGAGGAAGTAGTCTATGGAGCCGAACTTATCCTGAAACTGTTCGATATTTTCGCATTTTATGTACCTCAGGAAAGACTTGTTCAGGTAAGAGATCTTCTCGCCGTCGGTTATCAGAAGCATCTGGGGGTTGATGTCCAGTATGGTTTTGATGAACTGGTTTTTGGAATCCAGCTCCTTCTGCTGGATGACGGTTTTTGCAGTGCGTATCAGCACCTGAATGAATTCCTTGAAGTTAATCGGCTTCTTAATGTATTTATCTATGCCTATATCTATGGAGCGGAGGAAGAACTCCTCATCATTGTGTCCGGTGGTGATGATGATCGGGATGTCCGTGCTGTGCTCACGGATCTGCTCAGCCATGCTGAGACCGTCCATAACGGGCATGCGTATATCGGTTATAATTATGTCGGGCTTGTGCTCAAGGAACATCTCAAGTCCTTCCCGCCCGTTAGACGCCTGATACAGGGTCTGCGTGCGCCTCTGTAGGAATCGGGACAGCCGCTCCCTGATGGAGTCCTCATCTTCAACGTAAAGTATTGAGAGTTTGTCTATCAGCCCGCTTTCCGCTTCAATCACCGCTAAACCCCGCTAAAATTGTTATTATAATAATATTCTACACCATTCGGCGTAAATTTCTAACTAATTTACCGGAAATAGGAAAAATTGTCTATTACATTGACCTCTGTCTGCCTGTTCATATATATGCCACTCCATTCCCCTCTTGAATTTGGTTTTTCAACCTGATACTATCTGCTTTTCAAGGAAAACTCGGAGGACGTAATTTGAAGGCTGTCATTAAAACCCTTATCGATAAAGCAGTTGAGGAAATATTAAAGGAAGGCGGGCTTGAAGCCGAGCTGCCGGAATACACCGTTGAAGTGCCGAACAACAAAGACCACGGTGATTTTGCGGCGAACACCGCCCTTAAGCTCTCAAAATCCTTAAGAAAAAATCCGTTCGATATAGCCGCAGACATAGCCGGAAGAATGAAGCATCCCCTGATCGAAAAATGCGAGCCGGTACGCCCGGGTTTTATAAACTTCTCTATATCAAAAACATTTTACACTGATCTTCTCCGTGACTGCATAAGCTCCGATGTTCCGTTCATGTCCGATATGGGCGGCGGAAGAAAGGTGATGGTGGAGTTTGTCAGCGCCAATCCCACCGGACCGCTTCATATAGGACACGGGCGCAATGCCGCCTACGGCGACAGCCTCGCACGTATACTGAAAGCCGCCGGATTTGAAGTAATGACCGAATATTACGTCAACGATGCCGGCAAGCAGATGAGCAACCTCGGCAAAAGCATTTACGTGCGCTACCTTCAGGTGTGCGGCAAGGATGCTGAGTTTCCTGAGGACGGCTACAAGGGTGACTACATAACAGACATAGCTAAAGAGCTTCATAAAATACACGGAGATAAACTCCTCTCCATGGACGAAAAGGAGGCGCTCAATCTCGCCTTTGAATACGGTCTTGAGGACATAAGAAGCGGGATAGAGGCGGATCTGGAAGAGTTCCGTGTCACATTCCAGAGATGGTTCAGCGAAAAATCGCTTTATGAAAGCGGAGAGGTTGAGGAGTGCTTGGCAGAACTCCGCACCCTCGGTCATGTCTATGACAGTGAGGGAGCCGTGTGGTTCGCTTCCACTAAATTCGGCGATGACAAGGACAGGGTGGTCAAGCGCCAGAACGGCGAATATACCTACTTCGCTTCCGATATAGCTTATCACCGCAACAAATTCAGAAGAGGGGTAAGAACCAGCATAGATGTATGGGGAGCAGACCATCACGGCTACGTGAAAAGGCTTGCCTCTGCCGTTTACTCTCTTGGGATAGAGGATTTCGATTTCAATGTTTCGCTGATCCAGATGGTGAACCTCATTAAGGACGGTGAGCGTGCGTCAATGTCCACCCGCGCCGGAGAGTTCATCACGCTGAAATGGCTCATAGATGAGATAGGCGTGGACGCGGCTAGGTTCTTCTATCTCATGAGAGACTTCGAGGCGCAGTTCGATTTCGACATTGACCTTGCGAAGAAACGTACCTCCGACAACCCTGTCTACTATGTTCAGTATGCTCACGCAAGGGTTTATGGGCTGTACTCCAAGGCGGCTGAGCAGGGGCTTAAATGGGAGAAGGGCGCAGAACTTCACCTCCTTGAGCTTGATGAGGAAAAGGAAATAATAAGAAAGCTGTACGAGCTCAGGGGGATTGTCGAAACGTCAGCCTTCCACAGACAGCCGCACAGAGTGATATACTATCTTCAGGAGCTGGCTTCAATGTTCCACTCCTACTACTATAATAACGTTATCATAAACCCGGAAAGCCCCGAACTCTCCGGAGCCAGACTGAGCCTCTGCGCGGGTGTTGCCGCCGCCGTGCGCTTCGGTC is a genomic window of Geovibrio thiophilus containing:
- the ftsE gene encoding cell division ATP-binding protein FtsE; the protein is MIKLYNVNVSFFGEKKALDGVNLKVAPGEFLYITGESGAGKSTLLRLIYADLNPTRGIVMVDGQNVSNMTHKTIPYLRRSIGVVFQDFKLLEEKTVFDNLRMALEIYYLKPKVMEDKIFPLLRKLGIFVKRDTMVRKLSGGEKQRVAIARALINEPKVILADEPTGNLDNDNADSIMRLLLENRDKGSTVIVATHDQRLMEHFPSRIVELKYGKIRTDSQTGFTAPDREENDEN
- the argS gene encoding arginine--tRNA ligase; this encodes MKAVIKTLIDKAVEEILKEGGLEAELPEYTVEVPNNKDHGDFAANTALKLSKSLRKNPFDIAADIAGRMKHPLIEKCEPVRPGFINFSISKTFYTDLLRDCISSDVPFMSDMGGGRKVMVEFVSANPTGPLHIGHGRNAAYGDSLARILKAAGFEVMTEYYVNDAGKQMSNLGKSIYVRYLQVCGKDAEFPEDGYKGDYITDIAKELHKIHGDKLLSMDEKEALNLAFEYGLEDIRSGIEADLEEFRVTFQRWFSEKSLYESGEVEECLAELRTLGHVYDSEGAVWFASTKFGDDKDRVVKRQNGEYTYFASDIAYHRNKFRRGVRTSIDVWGADHHGYVKRLASAVYSLGIEDFDFNVSLIQMVNLIKDGERASMSTRAGEFITLKWLIDEIGVDAARFFYLMRDFEAQFDFDIDLAKKRTSDNPVYYVQYAHARVYGLYSKAAEQGLKWEKGAELHLLELDEEKEIIRKLYELRGIVETSAFHRQPHRVIYYLQELASMFHSYYYNNVIINPESPELSGARLSLCAGVAAAVRFGLDLLGVSAPERM
- a CDS encoding cell division protein FtsX; amino-acid sequence: MRISVVLRNGFRLFRETISLNLASVITVITVLFIYSMFVIIGSSSDSFLKEITKVDSMRVYVKSSSKTSVDELIKQLQEVEGVRSIVYYSQEDAYSYLKDSTVNINYLDKIPAELFPAFIEIAVKDDFQEVSRLREMERRIISLANVDVASYGEKWVQNFSDIRSAVKIFLVILTLLLTVSVGIIIFNTIRLSLFRYREDIKIYNLVGATRTFIEIPYVICSFVEITIAYFISSAFVYLFMLFMNVKLLTPVGLNFIVLPDVFYYLKTYIYLVIISTIASMISVASFLNKVKSINES
- a CDS encoding murein hydrolase activator EnvC family protein produces the protein MNLKAAAACFLLLSAAYASADYYEDRLKETRSYLTDIKKRLDEERRQIDKIDNTKKTVALKVDNLNETLDVQGKMISELTGESAKLRRDVQTLEKETGSLNSEIARIKDSVETSNIYLIDNIEYVNIKLLLFTKESRDTIKNMEIVETINTILMKKADEIAAKSARLEEIKTEKEDKSRDIQHLLRMKQRLVDEYNIEKTKLNQLVAVMEQDKESKREYIKILSRKQQDFEKKMDRIRTQLEENRKKEKTEEGDSTLFGRLKGKMDWPLEGEIVEFFGPKRVEGFQGTIQNKGIKISPSKHGDVRAVFEGTVKYVDNIRGFGNLVIVGHPGAYYTLYANMSRVSVQTGGNVAAGQAIGSVAVDQQPETPYLYFEIRKHNEALNPSEWLKPVRR
- a CDS encoding GGDEF domain-containing response regulator; translation: MIEAESGLIDKLSILYVEDEDSIRERLSRFLQRRTQTLYQASNGREGLEMFLEHKPDIIITDIRMPVMDGLSMAEQIREHSTDIPIIITTGHNDEEFFLRSIDIGIDKYIKKPINFKEFIQVLIRTAKTVIQQKELDSKNQFIKTILDINPQMLLITDGEKISYLNKSFLRYIKCENIEQFQDKFGSIDYFLIEKEDSFYRNRPFSEWVKTVINHPETDHMLIMTGDLQHKDPNNSDNSSFMIRVNKVPGHAEWLLSFSDITKLEQEKELYMVMSNQDYLTGIFNRKKFYDELNKEIDRVRRYSQKLSVIMFDVDHFKMVNDTHGHQVGDTVLQEISSIVQRAIRKTDVFARYGGEEFTVLMPGTSRQGATEIAERLRVEIESTAFTHAGVITCSFGVAEIEETDNSDTFLNKADVALYKAKDKGRNRVEVFDSGGIICKK